The window TCGCAATGCACCTCTTCGCCGAGCGGGCCGGTGACCAGCGCGTGCTGGCTGCCCAGCAGTCGGGGTTTGGGATGTTTGAACGGTGGACGGTAGGGTGTCAGCCCCGGAACCGCCTGGAAGCTGTTGCGATAGCCTTGATCAAATTGCCCTGACGCAGCGCTGCTGTGGGCGAATTCTTCCAGCACTTGCGGCTGTTTGCCGGTGTGGACCACAGAGGTCAGCAGCCACTGGGCATTCCAGTCCGGGTTGGGGTGTTCGAGCTGAAACAGATGGCCGCTGATCAGTGCCGGTTGGTCACTTTCGCCACTGGCCTGACGGTAATCGCTGCGGTGGCGCTCCAGGGCTTTTCGGGCCTGACGACCACCCGTGTCGCCGTCGGTATATGCCGCCGGATAAGCGTAATCTTCGAGGTCCTTGCGCCCTTCGCCATCGGCGGAGTTGAGCAGGTCCACCTTAGGTTGCTCGAAGTGATAGTTCTGCCGCGCGACTTTGCCCGTTCGGGTGGCAAGGCGCAGCCTGAAGCTGCTGATGACCGGTGCCTCGCCGACCAGCCCACTGCCCTGCTTGTACAGAACCGGCGTCTGCACGATGGGCAGCTGAATTGGATCATCGGCGAACACCAGCAGGTGTTTTTCAGGGCTGTGCTGGAAGTGAAAGTGCAGGCCCTCTTCTTCGCACAGGCGTCGCAGAAAATGCAGGTCGGTTTCGTGGTATTGGGTGCAGTACTCACGAGCTTTGCACGGCTGGCGCAGCTTGAAGGCGTACTCGTCGGCCAGGATGCCGTGGTCCTTGAGCAGGTGGCCGATGATGTCGGGCACGCTGCGGTTCTGGAAGATTCGGTGATTGCTGCGGTACTCAAGCCGTTTGAGGCTGGGCACCAGTTGAATGAAGTAATGGGTAAAGCGCTTGCCGGAGTCGCCCTGGCTGATTTCGCCGATCTGGCCGTGCAGGCCGTTGCCCCCGCCGTTGAGAGAGCCATCAAAGCGTAAATAGGCCTGACGATGCAGCAGCGCTTCCAAATCAAGATTGGCCCGCTCACTGACCAGCTCAATCCGCGCACTGAACGGCCGGCTGATTGCCTCCTGGGCGTGGAATTCCAGCACACGAAGATCGTGCTCAACCCCGGCGATATCCAGCGTAAACGAGGCGTGATTGGCGGGGGTCGACATGGGGCAAGTCCTTGGCCGGAAAAGGCAGGACTTTGCACCAAAGCGTCACAACAAAAAGCCGGATGCTGACACCAGCACCCGTAGGACGTTTCCTAATTCACCATCGGCATCGGCTTGAACCCCCGACTACTTCTGAGTCTCATCCTGCTGCAACAAATTCGCCTGCGTCAGGTTGCAACCCGCCGGCACGCTACGCGTCAGCCAGACGTTGCCGCCGATGGTGGAGCCTTGGCCGATGGTGATGCGGCCAAGGATGGTCGCGCCTGCATAGATCACTACGTCGTCTTCGACAATGGGG of the Paucimonas lemoignei genome contains:
- a CDS encoding Rhs element Vgr protein — translated: MSTPANHASFTLDIAGVEHDLRVLEFHAQEAISRPFSARIELVSERANLDLEALLHRQAYLRFDGSLNGGGNGLHGQIGEISQGDSGKRFTHYFIQLVPSLKRLEYRSNHRIFQNRSVPDIIGHLLKDHGILADEYAFKLRQPCKAREYCTQYHETDLHFLRRLCEEEGLHFHFQHSPEKHLLVFADDPIQLPIVQTPVLYKQGSGLVGEAPVISSFRLRLATRTGKVARQNYHFEQPKVDLLNSADGEGRKDLEDYAYPAAYTDGDTGGRQARKALERHRSDYRQASGESDQPALISGHLFQLEHPNPDWNAQWLLTSVVHTGKQPQVLEEFAHSSAASGQFDQGYRNSFQAVPGLTPYRPPFKHPKPRLLGSQHALVTGPLGEEVHCDEYGRVKVKFFWDREGGLNEHSSCWLRVATGWAHDQYGAAMIPRVGMEVVVGYFESDPDQPYVQACLPNATTRVPLNLPAQKTQTLLKTQSSPGGAGYNELRIEDAKGREEIAIRAQRDWSELVLNDQSIQVDNQRSVLVTGLSSHELKADEHHLTHGARNTRIGADDSLKVVGSQHIEVASHLVNATDEIHLNAGRHMVVNGTLSTTIKAGGHWLSISSAGIFSSTLILPGGAPVTGTPAVPIPPVALTQKVAPAGAPSTPVSDVAVQALRDEHKLFPPRCEACEAAAAELAAGA